Within the Gadus chalcogrammus isolate NIFS_2021 chromosome 20, NIFS_Gcha_1.0, whole genome shotgun sequence genome, the region TTTTCACACACCTAAGTGAGGgaccacacaaacactgaaGTAATCAGCCCAGAAAATTGCCACTGTGAAAAGATAAACAAAATATTTGACAATGTAAATGCAAGTATACATAGAATGGTTGGATAAACACAAAAGGAGGATAATATTGTGGGATTGTGGTAGGTATGAGGCTTTAAACGTATCTTTTTTGATCTGTATTAGGGAGGACATTCTTACCAGGATAAGATAAACAAGGAGTTTTGAAATCTCAAAGAGCCTTCCATTGTGGGCCTTGTTAGCCAGGACGCTGTAGCACAGAGTGGTGCCACACAGGACCAGCAGCCGAGCTACGTTCTCCACACGCCAAACCTGTGGCAGGACTAGGGCAATGtggacagagacacaaacactctTCAGCATATTGTGTTTAACAGGTCACCTGTTTCTTGAAGGTTCTGACATTTTAAGAAATATTCAAAATGGTATAAATATTCCATTTAAATTAAAAGCAGTCATACTCTGCACTCAATATTActttaaaatacaaataaaagtatTATAATACCCTATGAAAGGGCTGTTGCAGTGTACAATGCATCCTCAGtatcatttttaaatacaattatttcgtttttatttgttttgtttctttgtctGCACTATGGGTACCCCTAATCTCTTCAAGGATGGCCAAGATGGTGCTAGTGTTCCAGTCTTTGAGTTCCAAATCTGTATGAAGCAGGAGAACAGCCTTGGCCAGGTCCGAAAGGGCACTGCTTGACAGCACAGTACTTGTCAGCTGCTGCCAGCCAAGATAACCTGGAGGAAGGGCAGAGGTTTAATGAGTTGTACTGTAGGACATATTAGCCTCTAGGTAAGAAAATGGAAGGCTTAATAAATGGTCACCTACAATCATGACTCTATAATTATGAGATGAAGAAGTTGATCTTGTAAGTTTACAACTAACATTTAAAGGGAAAATGTCTTGCCTTTAGCTGACTCACCATCTGGTAGCAAGGGCCCGTACAGGATGAAGAGCAGACGTGCCTGGCTAACCATGGGCCAGGGCTTCAGGATTTGTGTCAGCCAAAACCCACATTCTTTGCGGCTTGACCATGGGTCAAGGAGAACCTGACGACAGAACTGTCTAATTTGCAGCTCTAGGTATCGACTCGCTCCTGCaaagagagggttagggttagggaaaaaCTGTATGAAGAATGCCCAATATGATTGCTTTGGATAGGTCAATTTGCTGGCACTCAATATCCATACTTATTTAGACATATTAAATGTATCCGTTGTATCCAAAATAGAGGATCTAAATTAGCTTTAGGCATTTCTTAGAGGAGAGACGTTTTTGCTTTACTTTTATCAACCATATTCAACAAGCACGAAGAGAGCAAGAGTGTCACTTGTGTATTTAATGTTTGCATTTTTAATAATATAAGGCTGTGCCCAATTGTGTAAGTCAATTGCTGCCCAGCTAAGGCCTGATATTCATTGTGAAGTGCAAAGTTTAATATCTGGTTCGTTTCAGAAGACAAGACTATTCAAAACAGTGAAAGTCAACTCTTAAAGATGCTGTACGTAAgatttgagagttgtaaagagagaatgaaaggagagcagaagagaacGAGACTTTGAGAATAAACAACCCAGTAATGTAAAACCCAGTTTTACATTTCTCGCACCTGTGATTTGCAGGCAAGTTCCTCATAATAATGGAAGAGATGCCCCAATTGGTCTGATTGGTCTGAGCCTGGTCCGGACTAAATATCTAAATTTTGCGAGGTCAACTAGAACCAATATCCAAACAGCATTTAACTCACTAATGACTGGTGGCTATGCCAAAAAATGACACTCAAATTAATGCTCttgaatcttacctacagcattTAGTTATGTTGATCATTTTGTATCTATTATAATGGTCAAAATGTCATATTGCTAGGACAATATAACTATCTGTTTCCACCCCCGACATTACCTTGGAAAGTTCCATTTAAACccacaataaaaacattattcCGGTGTAACTATTACACCTGCTAAACCTGTTCACACCTGGTCTTCCATTGACTACAATCTCCATTTTTCTTGGAAGGTCTGTGAAGTCGCACAGGAAGATGAACACTCTGTGGCATTCCAGCTCATTCCATCCTGCAATAAGGGTCTTAAAAGCAATAATGTAAAAGTTAGATAAATACTTAATACATATACTGTTCTTAGTGTTGTCCATTAAAATGTTTTGCTCAAATGTGATCTACTATAAAGAAAAACATGATGCAAGTGTTGTTATTACAATTTTAAATGAAATGGGATTGGTtttctgcatgtttgtgcagGTTTTGACCTGAAGGAAGACACCATAGCTGGAGAAGCCAAGGCAGCTAGCTGCAGTAGGCTTACACTGCATCATGAAACATGGGATCTACAAAGAAATTGATTTGACAATGTTTAAGTCTATGTTGCATAATTTCTCCAGGGGAAAagttgtatatatattgttaagTAAATTGTTCATCGTAAACTAATTATATTACAGAAACAACCCCATAATACCAACGTATTGTTACCTTTGAGAACTTTGTGTGGATAAATTTCAATCTGTCCTTGGTTGGTAATAACAAGGTGCATCTCTTGAACAACAAGCCTAGGCACAAAGGTGAATTGGGGAAATATAATTTTCTCCCATATGTAGATATAATTCAAGTAATATCAACTCTTTCACATAAAGTGTACGAGAAAGAAGGTCACTTGGAAGAAAACCATTGTGCCACATTCTTTTTGCATTTAAATACATAATGCAGGCTTTCACATCAATGATATTTTCAAACTGGCAATGCTTACCTAGAGCTTTGTAGTGTCGATAGGTAGATTGCTTGTCATCAGGAAATCTTGAGTGGTGAAAGTTTTGAGGGATCATTCTTTTGGCCCAGGCCATGGTGGAGACGTGGTCCACAATTTGGCAACTCATTGCCTTCGACACCATGCTGAAAACGCTTACTTCAAGGACTTCCAAACTTTTGAATAAATATGTCACTCAAATAAAGACACcactaaataaaaaatacgtgTCATTGTGCCTTATTGCTCACCAGTGAGTCTTCGCAGAATCATGTCGAACACCTCGGATGGCAGCCTCTCAAAGAAACTGACTCCGCTTCTGCACTGACTACGAGTTTTCATGGTCCTGACCTACACGGTAGGGATGGTAAACATGTTGGTAGAAAGTTGTCATTGATACACCATAATGTATTTAGAATGAACAAGATATCTGTTTAGGGGGGGATTCTTATTTGTGCCATAAAGTATCTCACAAGACAGAAGACAATACCAAACCTTTTCAGCAGACGTTCACCCAGATTAATAACGACGGCTTCTCCTAGCAAGGTACGACTAGGTAGCTAAAGTATGTTGAATAGAGTTTTAGTAAGCTAGTCATTTGAATTAAAAGtttttaataatacaattattaacGTTAGTTGGTTTGTTTTAATATGTTTAGCTAGCTGTGTTTCTGGACTCAGTGGACTGGTCAAAATTATTCACGTGCATATTATTGTATTACAGCGGCGCGAAACTGCCGTGCCAATCCTACAGGAAGTACCTCGCGCCGGCTGACCCCGGCGGACAGTACCGCCTCCGCACAACAAAGTGATAGAGTTCAGATCACTCCGCAAGACATTTATGTTGCTTTCTTATCTATATCTTTATCgatttagatatagatatagatcgatatatatttaatatattttagtAATGCCTATGCACATACATAATAAAGGTGTGTTGCATTTGccatacaaataaatacatacaaataaatatgagTATTTATTTATCACAGAAATTAGCTATATTAGGAGTAGATTCTGTTTGCGTACTTCCCTTTTGTATCCACTCTTGATAGAGTCAGGAGGAAGGAAATTAAAATGGTTAATATTGATAAATGCCTAACTACCCTTTGTGTGTCCTAAGGATATTTTAAGTAAGTTCCCAGCAAATGAACACCAATATGTGCTAATACAAACCAAGCCCAATATTTGTATTAAAGGtcgggtatgggatttgcgaaacgccagcagattttgaaaatacacaactcgaatggtcctaccccctctccttcaactatgactctgactccacccatcccaagtacatggacgcaaAATCCTGCACGAGcacgaacacagatgcgcgagagtgagccaggctagctaggttggagtttagggttgtcttccagtgctaggtccaaatgtggattagctggttagctagctccagtagcaggataacaacaaacagaagcttgctctgggtcacaagctttgagtatgtgcacgaaggggtcacgtgcggggagcgggggagggggagggggagtgcagtacgaccgtttgattgacgtacttgctgtccaatgccactcggtgggtctggaaatcattagctggagtttttcgagccctgcccgttccactgatgattgacttgtttaattttcatgtcagtacttctaactcagtggctgtaagtgggttatgataaggatttcaagtaattttgaaaaaaatgtccaaaaaagagaataccatacccaacctttaagtattATTGTAGAAAAGCTTAGCTAGACATGCTTTTCCAATGTGTTGTTTGAGGCCTTTCTCTCATTTGTAATAGTTAGTGTTGGTTAACCATAATCTGGAATAGCATGCATGCATGGTTTCTGTGAATGTTTAATTCCTCTATGTCGCAACACCTCCCTTTCTGCAGAGCAGTGGACCGGGGAAACAGATTGTCATTGAGGTACCGAGAGAGCAGGCGAGGCTCAAAACAGCTTTTATTACTCCCAGATACAGTCGACCGCACAGGAGAAAGAAGCTAAAGAAATGAACACTTTCAGAGATATTGTCACAGACCGCTAAAGAACCACTCCAAATCGGTCAATGGCTACAATAACAATGGATTCTGGGATAATTTACACATAATCTTTTTATATCTTCTTACATTTTTTGTGGCTGCCCAGCAAGCAAGAACAGAGGCCTTTGTGACTACCATGGCTCTTCAGCTGCTTGGGTTCTTCCTGGGTATGCTGGGTTTTCTTGGTACAGTAGCAGCAACAGTGCTTCCCCATTGGCGCTGCTCTGCCTACGTGGACACCAACATTATAACCGCCGTCTCCTATATGAAGGGCCTGTGGATGGAATGTGTATCACATAGCACAGGCATCTACCAGTGTGAGCTGCACCGATCCCTCCTGGCTCTTCCGTCAGATCTTCAggtaatgttttattattagcTGCGACCAATACCGCACTATATGATACCCTAACCTGGGAATACCATCAAATATTTCCCCCCacattttgtttctgtgttaTAATTATATTCCTTTATTCATTCTAGGCCGCCCGAGCACTAATGGTGCTCTCTTGTGTCACCAGCACCTTAGCTGTCCTTCTAGCTGTCATGGGGATGAAGTGTACTCAGTGTGCCCATGCTCTATCCACCAAGAATGGCCTGCTGTTGGGGGGAGGTGTTTGCTTCCTCAGCGCAGGTTTACTCTGCTTGATCCCAGTGTCATGGACAACCCATAGCATTATTCAGGACTTCTATAaccccttcctgcccagtgCGTTGAAGTATGAGATCGGCCAGGCTATTTTTGTGGGATACACCTCATCCTGCCTGAGTCTGATTGGGGCCTTTACTCTCTGCTGTAGCACCAATAGGCAGCAGCAGCCAACGAgatacccccctccccaccaaatGGTTGGATTTCCCTCAGCACCTTCTCCACCCCCTGCTGTACTGGCCGCTGCTCCGTCCTACAGGCCCCCAGAAGCACTGAGGGGCAATTGTGTCCCCTcagttctctctgtctcccaagGTGGCTACAGGCTCAATGACTTTTTCTAATATACATAGTAATATATACTAATATTATTTCATTAAGGCTCCTCATCACTTTCCACTTATCTTTGATTTATGTCAGAAATCAACCTTGTTGGATTTGTATGATGAAGAAATAAAAGTATGTGTAAACAAATTACCAGATGATGGCTCTTCCTCAATACAAATACAGATTTTCAGAAGCATATTTGCAATGCTGAATTGAAGAATGGCTGGAGTAGCAATTTTTTCCAAAAAGATTCAATAGCATATACGTTATACCTAAGTTAGGGAATATTTTAATTGGAGCTGAGAGTTTATCAGACAGCATTGTCTTAATTGGAATAATAATTACTTTTGATGCAAACTAAAGAAATCTAATGTTATTCAGGCCATGTGACGCCGACCAAAGAAATGTCTGAAGTGATGTAATGTCATGAAACGTAGTATTTTTGGACAGCAGCTCCAACATAAACTTTGattaacacattttaaaccctgaTTCCATTTCTTTGGTTTTACTGTTTAAAATTGATTTATTCTTCCTCTTTTGCCTGCCTCCGTATTTCAAGAATTGAGTTATACCCGATAGTCTAGAGTTTTCACCACAAATAGTCTGTCTGTTCTATTCAAgcctaaatattattttaagttgttttgttgtattgattttaataaaaaataatcacgTCAAGATGATCTGTCCACAGTGTCCTTCTCAAAATAGGCAAATCATTAGTAATATGCTTTGAATTTGGAGTGCATATGGCACCCCCGTGTGGCGGTCAGAGTGGCCTCGATGAACATACAATACATGACCACTACCCAGTCCTATATCCATTTGTTAATGCATCCAAAACTGGGCAGCACCGATTTTGGCCGCTTCAAGGGAGTGACCCATGCAGTCCGCACTATGGATTACCATGTCATCCAAATTGGCGGATGCATACTAATGGGGTCTCAGGATTAGATCCATTTCTCTATGGACGTTTTTGGGTGCTCAATGGATACTGGAGGGTCGTATTCTGTATGTGTTGAGGACATCCGGGGTTGATAAtgccatttttattttacctgCTAGATAAGGGTACTGCTAGTACCCCTTTTTTAGTGCTAGGGTCCTGACGAGGCGAGCCTGTCTCAATCATTCTAGTAGTTCATCTATTTGATGTATCAGATAGGCATATAAGTGTGATTCCTTATTCATTTTCCTGAAATCATTCAAGATTCGTCTGGCTGGTGGTCAGATTCATGCTATTTGTTGctaattgaaataatatttgCTGGCCTTTCTGCCTGCCCGGCTGTCTTACCCATTAGTTTGCTTGGCTAATGTTTTCCGCCACCTCCTAGAGGCTATGTCACTTAAGGAACTGGCTGTCATTCAATGGGACCCTCACCTTCTCACCAGTCTGGAACTCTGAGACTGCTGCATCCGGGTTGGTTTTCTGTGCCTGTTCCTCATGGGCTTTCTGCATGTGCTGACCAAGAGCCAGACTCGAGCCATTTGGAGCTTTGAGTAACTACTCTGAGGGCAAAAAAGACATACGGTAAAAACTGTTCCCAATTTTTACCATCTAGAATCGATCAACTAATGTTTAAAACATCTGTCCCACGGTGCGGTTGAATCTCTTAACTAGTCTGCCTGTCTGAGTATGGTATACAAAGGTGTGCATTTGCCTTAGCTTCATTACCTGGAACATTTGGGAGAGTAACTTGGACTAGAAACTTGCTATTCCCAATAGATGAAACAGCTGCCTGGTTACCAGGGTATTCCATGTTCTCTGCTCTGCCTGACCTAGGGAGGGAGCCAACAATGTCTATCGTGAGCTGACTGAACGGACTCTCGATGATAGGCAATCGGATGAGAGGGTTCCTGAAGGTCTTTTGGCCCAATGGCAACAGTCGTCTTGAAATACCCGCTACACCCCGgacccagtggtggttctacatTGAATTACACCCCGGGTTGAATGATGTGACACCCTCCATGCttgtccgttccatttgggagaCCCAGAGGTGAACTGCTCCTCGGGCCGTGCCCCCCTTTCCCCTTCTCACACAGCGTCTGTGCACCTTCTCAGCAAGCAGGGGTGCCTGCACTGCAGCTGCAGAGGGCGCCAATATGCCATTTCCCCACACTGTGATATGATAGATAATAGAAAAACCCCTTTGCGGTGCAGATGGCAGCGCAAATTGTGAAATGTCGCCCCGTGCGGCTGCCCGCTTAGCTCTCTCATAGGATTTCTCTTTGGCCATAGCCCGGATTGGTGAGTATTGTCTAGGTAGAGAACTATGGATACATAGGTCTATGGCACCAGTATTTGTTCCACAAAAACCCTGCCTTAGTTTTAACAATCCAATAAAGCAACCCATGTTTAAATGCAAAATGTGGGAAGGTGGCTGCACTCACCCATCCCTGGATCTCTTCCTCGATCACCGATCCACTCCTCCATGCAAGTAACAGGCTGGACTCATTCAGCTGGTCAGGGGCAAACCGCCCTGGAATCTGGGCTTCCACCTCATCAGCCTGTTGCAATTGAGAGAAGGTTTGACCTGAGTCTTTTCCTGGCTTACTGGTGAGGAGGAGTTCACTGACTGCCTGGGAAAATCCTAATTAGCGCAGCTTGAGGATAGCTGGCCTTCCTGACAACAGAGGTACCAAGAATGGTTGTCCTGATTCGGGGTTGGGGTGCCACCGGACAATTTAGGGATCTCCAGCCACGGGTTGTACCGGGATAGGGTAAAGGTCCTTTGCCCTTGGGTCTCTGGTAGTCCAAGGGTCTGGATGTGTCTCCGCCCCAGCTTGACCACATCATGTGGAAGGTTATTTTTTTATCAGTGCCATCAGTCCAGACAGATTAGGCAGACGGGACTGGACAGGACAGCATATCATTGGCATCCTCTTTCTTAAATAAGACCGCAAGTAATCCAAAACATACATTTGGTGTGGCCATTGTGGCTGCTTACCTCGCCCGGTCTCTGGTGTGTTAACTGGTGTGTAATGTAACCTCTTGCTCTGGCTGAAGAGAGACTGTCTGGTTCATGGTTCTGGTATTAAGATAAGTAGTGGTTTCAAGCGAGGCTTATTGCCAAACTTGCAGAAGCTGTGCTGAGTAATATTGGTCATTGCGTTGTCATCTGTCGGGGAACGGTCGCTGTCCTAGGTGCTGAAGTCTCTCGCCAATGTTAGGGGCTCTGGTAGCCTAAATCCCTCCACAATATATAAATCCACTTCAATAGTAATAGATAAATATAACTATTTCAAACGTATCGTGGGAATGCAGCCAACGGAGTCTGTTCATGAATTGGACCCAATGTGTTGCTCActtttttgccttttttctAAGAAAGCGCGTGATTTGCCCTTATTAAGTGCgatgtttatgttggttttctCGACCACATATTGTTAAAATGTCGGCATCTGcatgtattattttttgtccTCTCAATCTCCATCTAACACACTGTTAGCACACTGAATGTAGGTATTCTTTGTTCAGTTCTAATTTCTCTAGTACATAATTGGTGATATGTGATGGGATTGAGCAATTgatcattaatttttttttttttttattgttgttattcttaACGGTAGGCGATCTTAGGCTATTTCAGAGTTTAAACTCTGAAATAGCCTAAGATTACTAAAGTTTAAACATCGCCCCTACCATTTTAGATCGCCTCATAGAAAAATGTAGAAATAGTTAAATTCGCAATCATCCCACCTACGGGTAGaacataaaatataaactgcaaaaAGACATTCCATGTAGACCACTTAAGAGGATCCGTTGGAAGACAAGAAATAACCCCATAGCTGGCAGGACGTCTGTGTTTGGGATGCTTTCTCTAGCATGTACGGTGCATTCGCTGTTTTCTGCCTTCACCACGGAATCCACATGTCAGGCGTTTTCCACGCAGCCACCATTCACCTCCCTCCACGCTTCTCCCCCagccgcgcgcacacacacacacacacacacacacacacacacacacacacacacacacacacacacacacacacacacacacacacacacacacacacacacacacacacaaacacaacgcgACCactgccaacccccccccccccccccccccccccaaaccggCTCCTCTCGCTGCTCCAGCGCTGTGACCAGGCGCTCTGGTTGATTCTGGTGACGGTGATCACTTCTAAACAAGAAAAGAGACTTACCGAGTGTTTCGAACCCCGGTTATCTTCCTTAATATtttagtatttaaaataaacataGAGCTATAAATGTATTGTTCCTTTTTTGGATATCCAACCCCAAGCCATACTGTGTGAAGGGTCATTTCTACAAAGGTAAGGAATAATAGCTTTAAAATTATTTGTTTGATGTAAGTGTAAAAAATATTAATCTTAACTGGCGCTTACTTGGGTTAGTAGGCTAGTCCTGTTGTATTGGCGTAACGCCTGTCGATAAGAGTAGAAGGAACCTGGAGCCAGTGTATAAATGTAACACTGGGAATAAACCAGTTGTGGATGAGGTGGTCCAACCTTTCCTCATGTCTTTCCATCTTCTGACTCCGTGACTAAACGCGGATGCGCTCGGAACATTATCTCCACACATTAGAGACGCTCACAGTTGTACACTAATTAAATGTAGTCATTATAGTAAAGCACCCTCAGAAAAGAAGCAAACAACTCTGTGAAGAGTCGCAATCCAGCATTTAGATGATGTAATAAAATATCCCAACCTGTCGTATAAGATCGATGCAACACCTccaatatgtaggcctacggtTCCAAAAGAGTTCAAGTAGTAAAAATGTAATCTAAAAGATAACATGATTCATACTTTGTGCAAAGATCTGAGCGATGGGGTAAAAATCGTACTCTCTTTCCCTCAGGTTTGGATTCTCCTGCGCGCAGAACTTAGTTTTTGGGTTGCGTTATGGCCATCCACGCAGAGGGCATCGTGGCCATCGTGATCTTCTATCTGCTCATTCTCTGCGTGGGCATCTGGGCAGCCTGGAAGAACAAAGACTCCGGGGTTGGAGAAGGCTCGGACCGCAGTGAGATCATCATGGTCGGCGGGAGAGACATTGGGCTTTTCGTGGGAGGTTTCACCATGACTGGTGTGAACCATGCTTTACTTATTCACTACTTATTCGACATATTCTGTCAGTTTGTTTTGACATGGACTGCTCAATAGTGACCGAGCACCATATATGTTTTACTGCTGTCACATAGACCCACAGACTATAGTTGAATTTCCCTAATCTAATTCTGAAGTCTACTAAAGGTTGGATCTAGACAAGAGTCACACGTATCATTATGCTTATTTCTTAATTTGAAAGCCCTGAGGTGGATTCTCATTTCCAGcccaattaatgtattatttataactTTAAAATCAAGGGCTTCACAATCATACTTCCAGGCATGTGCCATTTTACGCATTACAAGCGGTTCTAATGAAGACGTCCGCGTCAGGGCCAACGGTGCCCCCTATGAAACACCACGTATCTTTCCTCCAAACGATGCCTTTAGGATATGTTGATTGTGTCCTTGTCCTACAGCCACTTGGGTCGGCGGAGGATACATCAACGGCACGGCGGAGTATGTGTACCTGCCAGACTTCGGTCTGGCTTGGGCGCAGGCTCCGTTTGGTTACGCGATGAGCTTGGTTGTGGGTAAGCAAGCTGTACCCGTTAACTTCATGTTTACACAcaaattaatacacacacaaaaaaaattgtGTGTAAACATTCACTTCGAAAAACATGTAGAATCGTGGTGAAATGCGTGGTTCTCATAGCTCCGTACGCATCCCAATAGGTGGCCTGTTCTTCGCCAAACCAATGCGCTCCCGTGGATACGTCACCATGCTCGATCCCTTCCAGCAAATATACGGCAAAAGAATGGGAGGCTTGCTCTTTATTCCTGCGTTGATGGGGGAAATATTTTGGTCTGCTGCCATTTTGTCTGCACTGGGTAGGTAATACAAGCATATTATTCCCCAACATGATATCCATACATTGTTACCTCTTGTAGACTAGGCTCAACCTAAATATGTGCCACCAGCCTGAATAAAACATGCTAAGGTTACTTAGTTCTAGAGTTTGGATGttattaatatctatatatgATCACAATAATGTAGGTTATTAAGTCCAATACAATTATTAGAAAAAAATTATTCAGacaatgttcaaataaatggGCCTACATGTCACATGAAACAATGGACAGACTTGTACTGTCTCTTGTTGCAACCAGGGGCTACCTTGAGTGTCATCGTGGACATTGACATCAACATGTCCGTCATCATCTCCGCCATGATCGCCATCTTCTACACCTTGGTGGGAGGTCTCTACTCAGTGGCCTACACAGACGTGGTGCAGCTCTTCTGTATCTTTTTGGGACTGGTGAGTTTTGAGCGTTGGTTCCTCGTCGACAACACCAGTGGAATCTGAAGGACATGCGTCACACATGTGGAGGATTGATTGTTGATCAATTGTGCCAattgtctccccctctccccttcagTGGATCAGTGTGCCTTTTGCACTGGCAAATCCTGCCGTAGCAGATATTGGTGTATCAGCCAAAAAGGCGATTTACCAGACAGCCTGGCTTGGCAAAATTGAACCAGAGGACGCATGGCTGTGGGCGGACAACTTCTTTCTGCTGGTGAGCTCATGCTTCCACTGGATTTTGCCATGCACTGTTACCGTCCCTTTATATATTACCAAACAAAATCAAGCATTGCAATTGTTCCGAGAGTATTTCTATGCTGCCGATGCacaactgtttttgtttttatttctagATGTTGGGGGGGATTCCCTGGCAGGTGTATTTTCAACGGGTTCTGTCTGCCTCTTCAGCTACCTATGCACAGGTGCTGTCGTTCCTTGCCGCCTTCGGATGCCTGGTCATGGCTGTGCCATCGGTCCTAATAGGAGCAATTGGCGCCTCCACAGGTAAAGAAATGAAGTCATGTTAAGTCAAGTGTGGAGCGCGGTCTATCGTAGGGACAGGACGGTCTTGTGATCAGGGttttagccccccccccccccccccccccacacgccaAAATAACTTGGTTCAACTCAAATGTCTGCAGTCTAACCTGCGGTCCACCTTGAGCAAGATACCCCCTTACCCCTACATGCTTCTTATGAGCTGTACAGGAAGTACTTTTGCTGAAAAGCGTCTGCTCAATTACTTCATAATGGTAAAATagtttataatatatttaaatgaaaATGTTATATATGTCATACCATATAAATCAAAAGGAATCCATGCCATTTGGTTGATGCTTATATCAAAATTGCATACAATCTAAGCTTAAGTCTTTCCATTTTCAGACAGCAATACTCCTGTCTCTTAATGAGCTTAAGCTAAAGAGCTGACTTGCTTTGGCAGTTGGATTACTGAGTTGAATATAACATGCAAAGATACTCATTAATGTGGCTGCTTCATCTCAGTCCAGGCGGAAAAACATCTGCTTGGGTTGGGATAGTTTGGGGGTCACAAGAGAGAAGTCTAAGGAAAGAACTAGGGACAGAATGTTCTGCAGTGCAGAATACATGGAAACGATAAAAAAATCAGGATTTATATAGTTTCTGGAAATTCTTGAATTTATATCCAAAgaataaaatgttatttaatTTAGGTATACTCATTTTATAATTCTGTTATGATCTCCCTTTTTTAACGATTATCAAACTAGTCTTTGTGCTTCTTATGCCAGATTGGAACCAGACCTCATATGGGGCCATCCCTCCAAAAGATAAGGATCAATCAGACATGATCCTTCCAATTGTGCTCCAGCACCTCTGCCCATCCTACATTTCCTTCTTCGGGCTGGGTGCAG harbors:
- the LOC130373624 gene encoding claudin-14-like translates to MALQLLGFFLGMLGFLGTVAATVLPHWRCSAYVDTNIITAVSYMKGLWMECVSHSTGIYQCELHRSLLALPSDLQAARALMVLSCVTSTLAVLLAVMGMKCTQCAHALSTKNGLLLGGGVCFLSAGLLCLIPVSWTTHSIIQDFYNPFLPSALKYEIGQAIFVGYTSSCLSLIGAFTLCCSTNRQQQPTRYPPPHQMVGFPSAPSPPPAVLAAAPSYRPPEALRGNCVPSVLSVSQGGYRLNDFF
- the LOC130373643 gene encoding high-affinity choline transporter 1-like is translated as MAIHAEGIVAIVIFYLLILCVGIWAAWKNKDSGVGEGSDRSEIIMVGGRDIGLFVGGFTMTATWVGGGYINGTAEYVYLPDFGLAWAQAPFGYAMSLVVGGLFFAKPMRSRGYVTMLDPFQQIYGKRMGGLLFIPALMGEIFWSAAILSALGATLSVIVDIDINMSVIISAMIAIFYTLVGGLYSVAYTDVVQLFCIFLGLWISVPFALANPAVADIGVSAKKAIYQTAWLGKIEPEDAWLWADNFFLLMLGGIPWQVYFQRVLSASSATYAQVLSFLAAFGCLVMAVPSVLIGAIGASTDWNQTSYGAIPPKDKDQSDMILPIVLQHLCPSYISFFGLGAVSAAVMSSADSSILSASSMFARNIYHLAFRQSASDREIVWVMRITIFVFGSLATAMALLTGTVYGLWYLSSDLVYVIIFPQLICVLFIKGTNTYGSVAGYVFGLLLRIGGGEPYLKLPPFIYYPGWVAQEKIHHLTGDVEHYVQQRFPFKSISMLASFVANVAFSYLTKYLFESGTVSHKYDFLDAVHSKEVMDKTTLVGNQDNIILSELAPVRQALGGALAGTFTNTDVLSDDGESSGESLHNE